One window of the Triticum dicoccoides isolate Atlit2015 ecotype Zavitan chromosome 3B, WEW_v2.0, whole genome shotgun sequence genome contains the following:
- the LOC119282339 gene encoding homeobox-DDT domain protein RLT2-like — MKFLQKQSRRAEKQRQKEEFRKEKEMTRQKAANERATSRRIAREYMELVEDERLELMELAAQSKGLPSMLCLDSDTLQQVESFRVCMCCEQ; from the exons ATGAAGTTTTTGCAGAAGCAATCTAGACGA gcagagaaacaaagacaaaagGAGGAATTCAGAAAAGAGAAAGAGATGACGAGGCAGAAGGCTGCTAATGAAAGGGCCACATCACGAAGAATTGCACGGGAGTATATGGAGCTTGTGGAAGATGAGCGCTTGGAGCTAATGGAATTGGCTGCGCAAAGCAAAGGGTTACCCTCAATGCTTTGTCTTGATAGTGACACATTGCAGCAGGTGGAGTCATTCCGAG TGTGCATGTGTTGCGAGCAGTGA